From Toxorhynchites rutilus septentrionalis strain SRP chromosome 2, ASM2978413v1, whole genome shotgun sequence, a single genomic window includes:
- the LOC129765892 gene encoding GSK3-beta interaction protein yields MEQEFEEDEIIDWTKEANGVIQDIIRHVQVAQISHRWKPTDSEAYMNFTTLEGKQVCVKLNAEGLQIVGDQHDRIDQESPDNMKYETPYSLLSSISPAYTDSFGSCLAAELSKHLQDRLIGNGDQDDNENLSGAD; encoded by the coding sequence ATGGAACAGGAATTCGAGGAAGACGAAATCATAGATTGGACAAAAGAAGCAAATGGTGTTATCCAGGACATTATTCGTCACGTACAAGTGGCTCAAATTTCACATAGGTGGAAACCGACAGACTCGGAGGCATATATGAATTTTACCACCTTGGAGGGCAAGCAAGTGTGTGTTAAACTAAACGCAGAGGGTCTTCAAATTGTAGGAGATCAGCATGACCGTATCGATCAAGAAAGCCCAGACAACATGAAGTATGAAACGCCCTATTCTCTGCTTTCGTCCATTAGTCCAGCATATACAGATTCGTTTGGAAGTTGTCTAGCAGCTGAACTCAGTAAACATTTGCAGGATAGATTAATCGGAAATGGTGATCAGGATGATAATGAAAACCTCAGCGGTGCTGACTAA
- the LOC129767672 gene encoding zinc finger protein 277 gives MTSSFSNAKSKEFTVQSVVTEPLYLVKDKHCNSPATRLTDDTTVVCMFCDNAYNFQIGDGRDQYLAHLYMIHRLVIADVEQIGCLASYSQFWKEKFREHPVEKFCTSMLLNQLPDGTPGSNEKYFLLSDVEPLDYELRLQIKRDMVELVLVRHQFERTDRNFNRGCLYCRVFQAETRTMFIEHLYTKHFLLLGRPENLVFVDELINVVQTKIEKLVCLYCEKIFKDRPTLKEHMRKKGHKRINPDNKFYDRFFLVNYRNDRPQKPLATKQPIPLKERVPESSAFHSDDSDSDWSGWCGEEQQVTCLFCSATKLKIEDLKIHMKSDHSFDFDLQVEGLSIYQRVKVVNYVRHQILLLKCVVCREEFSSKEQLLTHLQEAEHFAIGEQQFWDQPMFFFPIYEDDQFLCQMEDDSPDLSDDSSVVISENMNARVSTEAETLSLEKLSL, from the coding sequence ATGACATCTTCATTTAGCAATGCGAAATCTAAAGAATTTACCGTGCAATCCGTCGTGACCGAGCCGTTATACCTCGTGAAAGATAAGCACTGCAATTCCCCTGCGACTCGACTTACCGATGATACCACCGTTGTTTGTATGTTCTGCGACAACGCATACAATTTCCAAATCGGGGATGGCCGCGATCAGTACTTGGCCCATCTCTACATGATACATAGGCTGGTAATAGCTGATGTTGAACAGATAGGCTGCCTGGCCAGCTACAGTCAATTTTGGAAAGAGAAGTTTCGAGAGCATCCAGTGGAAAAATTCTGCACTTCAATGTTGTTGAATCAACTTCCGGACGGCACTCCAGGCAGCAATGAGAAGTATTTCCTGTTGAGCGACGTCGAACCACTAGATTATGAGCTAAGGCTACAGATAAAACGTGATATGGTGGAGTTGGTTTTGGTTCGACATCAGTTTGAAAGAACTGATCGGAACTTTAACCGAGGCTGCTTGTACTGCAGGGTCTTTCAAGCGGAAACGAGAACGATGTTCATAGAACATCTCTACACTAAACACTTCCTTCTGCTGGGTAGACCGGAAAACCTAGTTTTCGTTGATGAACTTATAAATGTTGTTCAGACCAAAATTGAGAAGCTCGTCTGCCTATATtgcgaaaaaatattcaaagacCGACCAACACTAAAAGAGCATATGAGGAAGAAGGGTCATAAACGGATAAATCCGGACAACAAATTCTATGACAGATTCTTTTTAGTGAATTATCGCAACGATCGACCACAGAAACCTCTTGCGACAAAACAACCAATTCCATTGAAGGAACGTGTTCCAGAGAGCTCAGCATTTCATTCTGATGATTCGGATTCGGATTGGTCGGGCTGGTGCGGGGAAGAACAACAAGTGACATGTTTATTCTGTAGCGCAACCAAACTGAAAATAGAAGATCTAAAAATTCACATGAAATCAGATCACAGTTTCGATTTCGACCTTCAAGTAGAAGGACTGAGTATTTACCAACGCGTCAAAGTTGTAAATTACGTTAGGCATCAAATACTTTTGCTGAAATGTGTTGTCTGTCGTGAAGAATTTTCCTCGAAGGAACAATTGCTAACTCATCTGCAAGAAGCCGAACATTTTGCAATTGGTGAACAACAATTCTGGGACCAACCGATGTTCTTTTTCCCAATCTATGAAGACGACCAATTCTTATGTCAAATGGAAGATGATAGCCCAGATCTGTCCGATGATAGTTCGGTTGTTATTTCGGAGAATATGAATGCTAGAGTCAGTACTGAAGCCGAAACACTTTCTTTGGAAAAGTTAAGTTTGTAA
- the LOC129767370 gene encoding uncharacterized protein LOC129767370, whose amino-acid sequence MSRNNGHGRGRRRGRRGVGGNRIDGACNHNDLPSGGCMGWLDPTDDELHFFNGLALIGAFGSVVGSARRGGDHRRPSELDNTLQKIYYTEDNFAVNTVYASFKPYLEEVTMTSVREMFEPFGPIKNIRIYQNQSNDYEDEEGASGGSRWQVGRRHHQDRGNRFGFIAFESCEHAAICLQQRRKLGRFCYVAKADSWHQEAYQEIHSKKENAKNATHTTSDTKDSTEDKMTLSGERPSEDECPSGLSNTAEVCSNSTDSNEEAQGTNILQLNDDCLMLIFEQVDLMEHIALKRTCARFQGIAENILKRHKFFDFDLYEDICLTMLNTRDILTEVGPHIEHLNISPEPFARPGTRILNLIPRHCLHLSELEIRDFTLNPKVLRNLEVVFRSLTALTLSGCGIGDNIEKNLANAKRLERVNLSSNSEITGKCFRVFKNLKYLNLESCQNIQGKPFSAFTVNNRRLEYLNINGCRRLTLEAIKSISTNLSELSELVCNNCYDSVDSTKIAVIGALPKLKKIQFIVTSFSQLDPIVQALGEVNQLEHLDLSDGIFATMDFSLLEKLTNLKVLKINYKPDFQDSHLSKLCDNGKFEELHIAGCSNITDGQMIKFIKKNPNLRLLDMSCCHISERLIFSAVDILREQVRAQTHGVRHPLKMIVGQSTICPELLKNALIGSSTHLLEVSFDFTPSNLGMMGPHDPFDDMLDDDDEDFMGYDYEVDDSDMWGVDYDSELDFADLYQYFYDSDEDEVRYLYM is encoded by the exons A TGAGTCGGAATAATGGACATGGTCGCGGACGCCGTCGAGGTCGCAGAGGTGTCGGCGGCAACCGAATCGATGGAGCTTGCAATCACAATGATCTCCCTAGCGGTGGCTGCATGGGATGGCTCGATCCGACCGATGATGAGCTACATTTTTTCAACGGTTTGGCGCTGATAGGGGCGTTTGGCAGTGTGGTTGGGTCCGCCAGACGCGGCGGCGATCATCGCCGCCCGTCGGAATTGGACAATACTTTGCAGAAAATTTACTACACGGAGGATAATTTCGCCGTGAATACGGTGTATGCCAGCTTCAAGCCGTACTTGGAGGAGGTTACGATGACCAGCGTGCGGGAAATGTTCGAGCCATTCGGACCTATTAAGAATATcagaatctaccaaaatcagAGCAATGACTACGAGGATGAGGAGGGAGCCAGTGGAGGTAGTCGATGGCAGGTTGGCCGAAGGCATCACCAAGACCGGGGTAACCGGTTTGGGTTCATAGCCTTCGAAAGTTGCGAACACGCGGCCAT ATGTCTACAGCAAAGGCGTAAGCTGGGTAGATTTTGCTACGTAGCAAAGGCGGATAGCTGGCATCAGGAAGCATACCAAGAGATTCACAGTAAGAAGGAAAATGCTAAAAACGCTACACATACTACCTCTGACACGAAGGACAGTACGGAGGACAAAATGACGCTCTCGGGTGAACGTCCGTCTGAAGACGAATGCCCGTCGGGATTATCGAACACAGCCGAAGTGTGCTCCAATTCAACGGATTCCAACGAGGAAGCGCAGGGAACGAATATTTTGCAACTTAATGATGACTGTCTCATGCTGATATTCGAACAAGTCGATTTGATGGAGCACATAGCGTTGAAAAGAACCTGTGCGCGGTTCCAGGGTATCGCGGAAAATATTCTCAAGCGGCACAAGTTTTTCGATTTCGATTTGTATGAAGACATCTGTCTTACCATGTTGAACACGAGAGATATTCTCACTGAAGTGGGTCCTCACATAGAGCATTTGAACATTTCACCAGAACCTTTCGCTCGACCTGGAACGAGAATTCTGAACTTGATACCCAGACACTGTCTACATCTGAGTGAACTGGAAATTCGAGACTTCACCTTGAATCCAAAAGTTCTGAGAAACCTTGAAGTGGTGTTCAGATCGCTAACAGCTCTTACTCTGTCGGGTTGTGGAATTGGGGACAACATCGAGAAAAATCTGGCGAACGCCAAGCGTCTCGAACGGGTGAATTTATCTTCCAACAGCGAAATCACCGGCAAGTGCTTTAGAGTATTCAAAAATCTCAAGTATTTAAATTTGGAGAGTTGTCAGAATATCCAGGGGAAACCATTCTCGGCCTTCACCGTGAACAATAGAAGACTTGAATATTTGAACATTAACGGCTGTCGTCGTTTGACACTCGAAGCGATCAAATCCATCTCTACCAATCTGAGTGAACTGTCGGAACTCGTATGTAACAACTGTTACGACAGTGTGGATTCCACAAAAATAGCAGTAATCGGAGCTTTGCCAAAACTCAAAAAGATACAGTTCATAGTGACCAGTTTCTCACAACTCGATCCAATCGTGCAAGCTCTAGGCGAAGTCAATCAACTGGAACACTTGGATCTGTCCGATGGTATTTTCGCTACCATGGACTTTAGTCTGCTAGAAAAGTTAACCAACTTGAAGGTACTCAAAATCAACTACAAACCGGACTTCCAAGATTCCCACCTTTCAAAACTGTGCGACAATGGAAAGTTCGAAGAGCTGCACATTGCCGGTTGCTCCAATATTACCGATGGGCAGATGATTAAATTCATCAAAAAGAACCCAAATCTTCGCCTGTTGGATATGTCCTGCTGTCACATTTCGGAGAGATTAATTTTTTCGGCTGTTGATATCTTGCGGGAGCAAGTCAGGGCACAGACACACGGCGTGCGGCATCCACTGAAGATGATTGTTGGTCAGTCAACTATTTGCCCGGAACTGCTGAAG AATGCACTGATAGGAAGCAGCACACATCTGCTGGAGGTTTCGTTCGACTTCACCCCGAGCAACCTCGGCATGATGGGGCCCCACGATCCGTTCGACGATATGCTAGACGATGACGATGAAGATTTCATGGGCTACGACTACGAGGTCGATGACTCCGACATGTGGGGTGTGGACTATGACTCAGAGCTAG ATTTTGCAGACCTCTATCAGTACTTCTATGACAGCGATGAGGACGAGGTCCGGTACCTTTACATGTAG
- the LOC129771836 gene encoding F-box/LRR-repeat protein 14-like translates to MDLISIKESCTHFQGVVSDILKQYKYFNFEVVPCGEDGLTMSIARKILVELGPNIERLSLPRNRFAKIGVNILKLIPGYCLHLTELEILYFPMNAKTLKSLQEVLKSLNILKLIDCNIGDSIEETLIAANHLSNLDLSYNNQMTGKCLRAIRNIQSLNLEGCTEIQEQSFCTFLSNNRALKHLNIKYCYRLAGTSMESIAQNMSELTSLVCSYQPRANFALIAKLTKLRRISLHILEWSIDSLLIELSGCNSIECIELEDDVLFGVDYALIQKMTNLKELYLNYKMDFGDEQLAILSQKDNFRQLHIVGCIHITENQLVEFIGRNPLLETLDISYCQVTDKLLFAVIEMLEKKKLMQAMCPPSR, encoded by the coding sequence ATGGATCTCATTTCGATAAAGGAATCTTGTACACATTTTCAGGGTGTAGTTAGTGATATCCTCAAGCaatataaatattttaattttgaagtgGTGCCTTGCGGGGAAGATGGCTTAACGATGTCTATTGCGAGGAAAATACTGGTGGAATTAGGGCCCAACATTGAGCGCCTGTCACTGCCACGAAACAGATTCGCAAAAATTGGAGTAAATATTCTGAAACTGATTCCCGGTTACTGCTTACATCTGACGGAGCTGGAGATTCTTTATTTTCCTATGAACGCCAAAACCTTGAAGAGCCTGCAAGAAGTTTTGAAGTCTTTAAACATTTTGAAACTGATCGATTGCAATATTGGTGATAGTATTGAAGAAACCCTTATCGCTGCTAATCATCTATCGAATTTGGACCTATCATATAATAATCAAATGACTGGAAAATGCTTGAGAGCCATCAGAAATATACAAAGTCTTAACTTAGAAGGATGCACTGAAATCCAAGAACAATCATTCTGCACCTTTCTAAGTAACAACAGGGCCCTCAAACATCTCAACATTAAATATTGCTATCGGCTAGCAGGAACATCTATGGAATCTATCGCACAAAACATGAGTGAATTGACCAGTCTAGTATGCTCCTATCAGCCTCGAGCAAATTTTGCGCTGATAGCGAAACTCACCAAGCTTCGTAGAATTAGTCTACACATCCTCGAATGGTCGATTGATTCACTGCTCATAGAGCTTTCGGGCTGTAACTCAATTGAGTGCATAGAACTAGAGGATGACGTATTGTTCGGTGTCGACTACGCATTGATACAGAAAATGACCAACCTAAAAGAATTGTATCTCAATTATAAGATGGACTTCGGAGATGAGCAACTTGCTATACTAAGCCAAAAAGACAACTTCAGGCAGTTGCATATTGTTGGTTGCATACATATTACCGAGAATCAGTTAGTCGAATTCATAGGAAGGAACCCGTTGCTAGAAACTTTGGATATTTCCTACTGTCAGGTCACCGACAAGTTGCTGTTCGCTGTGATTGAGAtgctggaaaaaaaaaagttaatgcaGGCGATGTGTCCACCATCTCGCTAA